The Chloroflexus aggregans DSM 9485 genome segment ACTGGCCGAATCTGTCGCCCTCGACATCCGTGATAACGGCATAACAAGCGATGAAAATGCTAACTACGAACACACCTTTGCGCCATATACGCTCACCCTCTTAACGTTCACAGAACCGTAGTCTCACCTGGGAGGTGTTCCATGCGATGGGGGGTCGTTATCCTACTTATGGTTGGTTTGCTCAGTAGTGTAGCCATCACACAACCTGTACAAGCAGCAATTACCAATATCGGGGCCGGTGGCTGCCCGGTGAATACTATCGTGGGCGGCGATAATGTGGTCCAGAACGGCAATTTTGCCCAGGGTGCGGTCGGCTTCACCTCACAACTGATCAATCGCGGTGACGGTGTCTATCCTGATGACAACAACGGTGGCGGTTTTTCGATTCAGATTGGAACGATAGTGTATCCTCCATTTGAAACTAACCCCTATATCTACGGACGGTCATTTCCCGGTGATCCACAACGTGATGTACCGCCTACCGACACCTATTTTTATTCAAACCCAAGTGCAGCCAACTATCAGGCAGGTAATGGCCGCGTCAACTTGTGGACGCAAACGGTAGCAGTTGCTCCCAACACGACGTACAACTTCTTTGCCTATTTCGACAATCTCCTCGACCCGGTGAAGAGTGCGAACGGTGCTGCCGATCCGATCATCGAATTGCGGGTCAACAATACCTCAGTTGGCACGACCGTGATCCCCAAAACGCCAGATCGTTGGGTGCCGGTGCAGTATGCCTTTACGACCGGTGATAATGTCACGAGTATCACTTTGAAAATCGATAGCCTCACCAATAACACATTTGGTGACGATTTTGCAATGACGCAGATCAATCTCAAACAATGCGTCAGTGGGGTGGGCGTCGCCAAATTTGCCTTCCCGCCCGAAGCTGCTACCCACAACGGTGTAGAAGGGTTTCGGCTTGAGTATTGGATCACCATCCGGAACTTAGGTGCTGATCCGGTGACCAATCTGGCCGCTATCGATGATCTGGCTACCGTTTTTGCGGCTGCTGAAGATTGGGATGTGCTCGAACTCAGTGCCATTAATGAGAGTGGGTTTACCGTGTTGACGGTAAATCCCGCGTTCGATGGAAGTAGTGATCGCAATCTTCTCGCTACCAATCAGAGTCTTGGTCCTGGTCAAAGCGCACGGATACGGTTGGTTGTGTGGGTCAACCCCCCGGAAGGTCCGACCGTATTTACCAACAGCGTCCAACTATCGGCGCTGTCAGGGAACGTAGTAGTCACCGATCTATCAATGCCCGGTCTCAATCCCGATCCCAACGGTAATGGTGACCCCAAAGAAGACGGCGAGATCGGAGTTACCGTCTCAATCTTCTCACCGTACCAAACATGGGTACCGATAGTGACCCGCTAGATGATAGGCGGTGTGGCTTTATCCGGCCAAAGAACGGATCGGTTTCGCCGGCACACCGCCGACCAGTGTATTGGCCGGTACCGATCGCGTCACTACGCTACCGGCAGCAACAATGCTGCCGGTACCAACCACAATTCCGGGCAAGAGCAAAGCCCGTGCCCCAATCCACGCCCCTTCCTCGATCCGCACCGGCGCCGTGGTCAAGGGTCCGGCCCGGTGCTCAGCCCCACTAATCTGATGCGAGGTCGTGAGGATCATGACTTCATGACCAAGACTAACGTGATCGGCAATAGTGATATGATCGTTCAAATCAAAGAAACAATCGGTGTTTATGACACAATTTGCCCCAATCTGTAACCGACGTTGCACCTTGCCGTAGCCATGCAGGCGCATCGGCCCCATTATCACCGTGCCATGTCCGATCTGACAACCGGCTAAGCGCAACAAACGCGGGCGCAACCGAGAAGCGGTGTAACGGGGTAACAGCCGTAACAATCCGCCAATGAACAAGAGTCGCGGTTGCAACGCACCCAGCTCTTCGGTGATAATGCGGTGGATTTTCGATGAAGGAGTGTTTTGCATGGTACTTCCTGTTGACTATTCTGAGCACGCCAGCCGCTGCACGTTCGCAGCGAGCGCGACCGGCATCGTTAGCACTATCTTTTGCCCCTGATAGCTCTATTGTGCCAGATCGGTTCGCCTGATACGATAGGATGGAACTAGTCTGACGAAACTGTCAAGCACTGTCGCACACGAGTGGGAAGCATTGAATAGCTCCCGCCACAATACAAAGCCATTCCGATGCGCCGTTTTTCAATTCACCCCCGAACAGTTAGGGACGACATAAATGACGAATTAACAAACTACCATTCACCCAAAATCATCGCTAAAACTGGTATGATGCTATTGGCGCCATCGAGCAATGTTGCGCTATCCATGAGTATAGAGAGGTTTGCAGTATGGTGCGCTTGATCATTCTGCGCTTACTAGAAAGCTTCTTCCGCCGGCCTTTGCTGAGTGTTGCACCTTTTGTGATCGGGGTGCTATTAGGTGCCGGCTACATCTTACTCTCTCCACCAGAATTTTTGTCGAGTGGCAAGATTTATATTGAAAAAGATAGTCTCCTTGCGTCGCTCACCTCATCCAAAAGCGACGCTTCATGGTGGGTAACGCCGGCCCAAGCAACGACGAACGAACTGTATGAGTTACTCGCTACCAACGCTTTTGTGCGGGCGGCGATTCAGCAAACCAAACTCGAACCGTACATGTCCGGTGGGCCAGATGTCGTCTGGGAAACGTTTACCTTCTTCCGTGACACGATTAGCATTAACCCATTAGGCGATAAACTGGTTGAAATTCGCGCCACGACCGACGATCCTGAACTATCATATCAGATGGTCGTAGCGACGATGGATACCTACTTGAAATGGAAGTTGAACACCGATTTTCAAGAGAGTGTCGCGGCCCAAAAGTTTTTTGAAGATCTGATCGCTCCGTATCAAGCCGACGTTGATCAGGCTCGTCAGGCATTAATCGACTTTCTCAGTGCTAATCCCGAACCGGTACGCGGCGATCGCCCGCCCGGTGAGCAGTTTCAACTCGACCAATTACGGGCAGCACTGGCCCGCGCCGAAGAACGTCTGAGCACGGCCCAAGAGAACGAAGAGAGCGCACGCTTGGCGTTGGTCAAGAACGAGAGCTTGATCCGGCAGACATACCAGATCGTTGACCAGCCCGAAATCCCGCTCAGAGCCGAATTCTCGATCACGACGTTCGTCAAGAATATGATCATTTTTGTCGTGATTGGTTTATTCCTTTCAGTGAGTTTGATCGGTGGCGGTGCTCTCATCGATCGCAGTCTGCGTTTTCCGATTGACGTGCGTAATAGTCTGAATCTGCCGCTGCTCGCAGTGGTACCGCTGAGTTGGGAACCGCTCACACCGACACCGATTGCAACGATCACAGAGACTGACCAACCGACACTGCAAGCTCAAGTACAGGTGAAATGACGCAAGGA includes the following:
- a CDS encoding GumC domain-containing protein translates to MVRLIILRLLESFFRRPLLSVAPFVIGVLLGAGYILLSPPEFLSSGKIYIEKDSLLASLTSSKSDASWWVTPAQATTNELYELLATNAFVRAAIQQTKLEPYMSGGPDVVWETFTFFRDTISINPLGDKLVEIRATTDDPELSYQMVVATMDTYLKWKLNTDFQESVAAQKFFEDLIAPYQADVDQARQALIDFLSANPEPVRGDRPPGEQFQLDQLRAALARAEERLSTAQENEESARLALVKNESLIRQTYQIVDQPEIPLRAEFSITTFVKNMIIFVVIGLFLSVSLIGGGALIDRSLRFPIDVRNSLNLPLLAVVPLSWEPLTPTPIATITETDQPTLQAQVQVK
- a CDS encoding acyltransferase — translated: MQNTPSSKIHRIITEELGALQPRLLFIGGLLRLLPRYTASRLRPRLLRLAGCQIGHGTVIMGPMRLHGYGKVQRRLQIGANCVINTDCFFDLNDHITIADHVSLGHEVMILTTSHQISGAEHRAGPLTTAPVRIEEGAWIGARALLLPGIVVGTGSIVAAGSVVTRSVPANTLVGGVPAKPIRSLAG